Proteins encoded within one genomic window of Actinoplanes octamycinicus:
- a CDS encoding ATP-binding protein → MASQGDDGPLVGRTGTLADIQSCLRSVGPGGTAAVFLTGESGVGKSRLLRETADALRGGEFAVLVGTCLDIGDASPLHPVLQALRRHDGGGPATVADDPGALLDRVSRDLRAIAGDQRLLLVLDDLQWADRSTRQLLLYLLAGLGDVRVSVLAAIRAEALHGTHPLRRVLAELRRLRSVRVVDLAPLNQEQTQELVSAIAGDVAGEDADRVYKRSGGNPFVVEELARDLRDGRVELSDTLREIFLARVDELPVNAHAVVHAVAAGVEPVEHDVLARVVRLPEDELLEAIRAAVAHRFVVGDTEGYRLRHRLVAEVLEQEVLPAEAAALHRRYAEALETPDGEADHARLAHHWQRAGVPSRALPSVIAAARSAESLYGFAEAHRHWTIALRLTAEDAPERTELLGHAAESAHQCGEHLLALARLEELAGRTDAPGECELHLRRARYLAATGRSETAEREYELALRAPDCTPAQRASAASFLAELLLHLGRYADANQRARDALELAAVNGSTADLVRASAALGFSEAFREDPDNGLAVIRHAVEIAERSGHPDDLGCAYLHLAELLTGPLHNIEEGVLVARRGAEQLAARGVGRTYQTRLLAIAGNGLFRIGQWAEADTMLEAAMRHRPSGADAVELLLARCRLWVNFGEVDNARRDLDAAATLLAGGGARHVLPMLTLRAGLAIWQKEHATARAAVQRALTETRSDDLVLLGVLAWHGLRAEAEAHADGAPVDPGALRRLKTVVSRVESSAANAAPEVRSVLDGYLALSAAELSRVEDRPDPELWARTATIWDRHQPYPAAYSRLRHAEVALQRKGRRAAAIAGLRQAYATVIAMGARPMANEIKGIAQRFRVSLTDDADTVAMVPPDPDAGDELAVLTQREREVLAAVAEGLTNREIGELLFISERTVGVHLGHIFDKLQVRTRVQASRVYLTAA, encoded by the coding sequence ATGGCCAGCCAGGGGGACGACGGGCCGCTTGTCGGACGCACCGGCACGCTGGCCGATATCCAGTCCTGCCTGCGCAGTGTCGGTCCTGGTGGGACCGCCGCGGTGTTCCTCACCGGGGAGAGCGGCGTCGGCAAGAGCCGGCTGCTGCGGGAGACCGCCGACGCGCTGCGCGGCGGGGAGTTCGCGGTGCTCGTCGGCACCTGTCTGGACATCGGCGACGCGTCCCCGCTGCACCCGGTGCTGCAGGCGCTGCGCCGGCACGACGGCGGCGGACCGGCCACCGTGGCCGACGACCCCGGTGCGCTGCTCGACCGGGTCTCCCGCGACCTGCGGGCGATCGCCGGCGACCAGCGGCTGCTGCTGGTCCTCGACGATCTGCAGTGGGCCGATCGGAGCACCCGCCAGCTGCTGCTCTACCTGCTCGCCGGTCTGGGCGACGTGCGGGTGTCGGTGCTGGCCGCGATCCGCGCCGAGGCCCTGCACGGCACCCACCCGCTGCGCCGGGTGCTGGCCGAGCTGCGCCGGTTGCGCTCGGTCCGGGTGGTCGACCTGGCCCCGCTGAACCAGGAGCAGACCCAGGAGCTGGTCAGCGCGATCGCCGGGGACGTGGCGGGCGAGGACGCCGACCGGGTCTACAAGCGCAGCGGCGGCAACCCGTTCGTGGTCGAGGAGCTCGCCCGCGACCTGCGCGACGGCCGGGTCGAGCTGTCCGACACGCTGCGCGAGATCTTCCTGGCCCGGGTCGACGAGCTGCCGGTCAACGCGCACGCCGTGGTGCACGCGGTGGCCGCCGGCGTCGAGCCGGTCGAGCACGACGTGCTGGCCCGGGTGGTCCGGCTGCCCGAGGACGAGCTGCTGGAGGCGATCCGCGCCGCGGTCGCCCACCGGTTCGTGGTCGGCGACACCGAGGGCTACCGGTTGCGGCACCGGCTGGTCGCCGAGGTGCTGGAGCAGGAGGTGCTGCCGGCCGAGGCGGCCGCTCTGCACCGGCGCTACGCGGAGGCCCTGGAGACACCGGACGGCGAGGCGGACCATGCCCGCCTGGCCCATCACTGGCAGCGCGCCGGTGTGCCGTCCCGGGCGCTGCCGTCGGTGATCGCCGCGGCCCGCTCGGCCGAGAGCCTGTACGGCTTCGCCGAGGCGCACCGGCACTGGACCATCGCGCTGCGGCTGACCGCCGAGGACGCGCCCGAGCGCACCGAGCTGCTCGGGCACGCCGCCGAGTCGGCCCACCAGTGCGGTGAGCACCTGCTGGCGCTGGCCCGGCTGGAGGAGCTGGCCGGCCGCACGGACGCGCCCGGCGAGTGCGAGCTGCACCTGCGCCGGGCCCGCTACCTGGCCGCCACCGGCCGCTCGGAGACCGCCGAGCGGGAGTACGAGCTGGCCTTGCGGGCCCCGGACTGCACGCCCGCGCAGCGCGCCTCGGCCGCCTCCTTCCTCGCCGAGTTGCTGCTGCACCTGGGGCGTTATGCCGACGCCAACCAGCGCGCCCGGGACGCCCTGGAGCTGGCCGCGGTCAACGGGTCGACCGCGGACCTGGTCCGGGCGAGCGCCGCGCTGGGCTTCAGCGAGGCATTCCGCGAGGACCCGGACAACGGCCTCGCGGTGATCCGGCACGCCGTGGAGATCGCCGAGCGGTCCGGCCACCCGGACGATCTCGGCTGCGCCTACCTGCACCTCGCCGAGCTGCTCACCGGCCCGCTGCACAACATCGAGGAGGGCGTGCTGGTCGCCCGCCGGGGCGCCGAGCAGCTGGCCGCGCGCGGGGTGGGCCGCACCTATCAGACCCGCCTGCTCGCGATCGCCGGCAACGGGCTGTTCCGGATCGGCCAGTGGGCCGAGGCGGACACCATGCTGGAGGCCGCGATGCGGCACCGCCCGTCCGGCGCCGACGCGGTCGAGCTGCTGCTGGCCCGCTGCCGGCTCTGGGTGAACTTCGGCGAGGTGGACAACGCCCGCCGGGACCTGGACGCGGCCGCCACGCTGCTGGCCGGCGGCGGCGCCCGGCACGTGCTGCCGATGCTCACCCTGCGGGCCGGCCTGGCGATCTGGCAGAAGGAGCACGCCACCGCGCGCGCCGCGGTGCAGCGCGCGCTGACCGAGACCCGCTCCGACGACCTGGTCCTGCTCGGCGTCCTGGCCTGGCACGGCCTGCGCGCCGAGGCGGAGGCGCACGCGGACGGCGCCCCGGTCGACCCGGGCGCGCTGCGCCGGCTCAAGACCGTGGTCAGCCGGGTGGAGTCCAGCGCGGCGAACGCCGCACCCGAGGTCCGCAGCGTGCTCGACGGTTACCTGGCGCTGTCCGCCGCCGAGCTGAGCCGGGTCGAGGACCGGCCGGACCCGGAGCTGTGGGCGCGGACGGCGACCATCTGGGACCGCCACCAGCCGTACCCGGCGGCCTACTCCCGCCTGCGGCACGCCGAGGTGGCGCTGCAGCGCAAGGGCCGGCGGGCCGCCGCGATCGCGGGGCTGCGCCAGGCGTACGCGACGGTGATCGCGATGGGCGCTCGCCCCATGGCGAACGAGATCAAGGGGATCGCCCAGCGGTTCCGGGTCTCGCTGACCGACGACGCGGACACCGTGGCGATGGTGCCGCCGGACCCGGATGCCGGCGACGAGCTCGCCGTTCTCACCCAGCGGGAGCGCGAGGTGCTGGCCGCGGTCGCCGAGGGCTTGACGAACAGGGAGATCGGTGAGTTGCTCTTCATCAGCGAGCGCACCGTCGGCGTGCACCTCGGCCACATCTTCGACAAACTCCAGGTACGTACCCGCGTGCAAGCCAGCAGGGTCTATCTAACAGCTGCCTGA
- a CDS encoding DUF5995 family protein produces the protein MTQPIWGPVQLQMSTILQEHPDDVPAVVDQLTKLQDVLCQVPPLLNGNPLADFNKLYLTITENVLDRLYAGKFKDPAFLSRLDVEFAARYFDALRYWTEGSPACPGVWAGLFSRIPGPDARPLPSAVAGVNAHINFDLPFALVTTFDHLGTDPIDGSDQHHDYLQVNDIFAEEIPGLRRGYLDRWQLLIDTMNGDLDDWWQGEMVEYTRNVAWRNAQKIWAIRYDLGALDSERRRLDRTATGLGKLLLSPFADFLQ, from the coding sequence ATGACCCAGCCGATCTGGGGGCCAGTGCAGCTCCAGATGTCCACGATCCTGCAGGAGCACCCGGACGACGTGCCCGCCGTCGTCGACCAGCTCACCAAACTGCAGGACGTTCTCTGTCAGGTGCCACCGTTGCTGAACGGCAACCCGCTGGCCGATTTCAACAAGCTGTACCTCACGATCACCGAGAACGTGCTGGACCGGCTCTACGCGGGCAAGTTCAAGGATCCGGCGTTCCTGTCCCGGCTGGACGTCGAGTTCGCCGCGCGTTACTTCGACGCGCTGCGCTACTGGACCGAGGGCAGCCCGGCCTGTCCCGGCGTCTGGGCCGGCCTGTTCAGCCGGATCCCCGGGCCGGACGCGCGCCCGCTGCCGTCCGCGGTCGCCGGGGTCAACGCGCACATCAACTTCGACCTGCCGTTCGCGCTGGTCACCACGTTCGACCACCTGGGCACCGACCCGATCGACGGCAGCGACCAGCACCACGACTACCTGCAGGTCAACGACATCTTCGCGGAGGAGATCCCGGGTCTGCGCCGCGGCTATCTGGACCGCTGGCAGCTGCTCATCGACACGATGAACGGCGACCTGGACGACTGGTGGCAGGGCGAGATGGTGGAGTACACCCGCAACGTCGCCTGGCGCAACGCGCAGAAGATCTGGGCCATCCGGTACGACCTGGGCGCCCTCGACTCGGAGCGCCGGCGGCTCGACCGAACCGCCACCGGCCTGGGCAAACTCCTGCTCTCGCCGTTCGCCGACTTCCTCCAGTGA
- a CDS encoding sensor histidine kinase produces the protein MRDFFGTLTGRAVLVTVATAVVAVIITALVAVPVAVRSVNTQVRAELVEKSAIAVQLLTDRRPVVRENIAERLRQDDIEIYVIRRGVADRPGLPPRVIARVTGGALVNVRARVGGRESFVAGSPLPGVDAGVVLTRPADSGVAWQVLGGVWWALLAGLLGGVLAGALLARFLTRPIELAAAAAGRLAAGDRSVRIARHGPAEAHRLAEAVNQLAAALQTSEGRERDFLLSVSHELRTPLSTIRGYAEALADGVVDADGVAQAGATMLAEADRLDRLISDLLVLSRLEAADLPLDVVEVDLVELVREAGVAWSARCGTDGPALAVELPDRPVTVATDPGRIRQVLDGLCENALRVVPSGAPLVLAVRAGDRGGVVEVRDGGPGFTDDDLAVAFDRGALNRRYRGIRKVGSGLGLALAARLVGRLGGRIEAGHAAEGGARFTVELPYRTRTIG, from the coding sequence ATGCGTGACTTCTTCGGTACGCTGACCGGCCGCGCCGTCCTGGTCACCGTCGCCACCGCGGTGGTCGCCGTGATCATCACCGCGCTGGTCGCCGTCCCGGTCGCGGTGCGGTCGGTGAACACCCAGGTCCGCGCCGAGCTGGTGGAGAAGTCGGCGATCGCGGTGCAGCTGCTCACCGACCGGCGCCCGGTGGTCCGGGAGAACATCGCCGAGCGGCTGCGCCAGGACGACATCGAGATCTACGTGATCCGGCGCGGCGTGGCCGACCGCCCCGGCCTGCCGCCCCGGGTGATCGCCCGGGTGACCGGCGGCGCCCTGGTGAACGTGCGGGCCCGGGTCGGCGGCCGGGAGTCGTTCGTGGCCGGCAGCCCGCTGCCCGGGGTGGACGCCGGCGTGGTGCTCACCCGGCCGGCCGACTCCGGCGTCGCGTGGCAGGTGCTCGGCGGCGTCTGGTGGGCGCTGCTGGCCGGCCTGCTCGGCGGGGTCCTGGCCGGCGCGCTGCTGGCCCGCTTCCTGACCCGGCCGATCGAGCTGGCCGCGGCGGCGGCCGGGCGGCTCGCCGCCGGCGACCGGTCGGTGCGGATCGCCCGGCACGGCCCGGCCGAGGCGCACCGCCTCGCCGAGGCGGTGAATCAGCTGGCCGCGGCGTTGCAGACGAGTGAGGGCCGGGAGCGCGACTTCCTGTTGTCGGTCTCCCACGAGTTGCGTACGCCGCTGTCCACGATTCGCGGCTATGCCGAAGCGCTCGCCGACGGCGTGGTCGACGCGGACGGCGTGGCGCAGGCCGGCGCGACCATGCTCGCCGAGGCCGACCGGCTCGACCGGCTGATCTCCGACCTGCTGGTGCTCTCCCGGCTGGAGGCCGCCGACCTGCCGCTCGACGTGGTCGAGGTGGACCTGGTGGAGCTGGTCCGGGAGGCGGGCGTCGCCTGGTCGGCGCGCTGCGGGACGGACGGCCCCGCGCTCGCGGTCGAGTTGCCGGACCGCCCGGTCACGGTGGCGACCGACCCCGGGCGGATCCGGCAGGTGCTCGACGGGCTGTGCGAGAACGCGCTGCGGGTGGTCCCGTCCGGTGCGCCGCTGGTGCTGGCGGTGCGCGCCGGCGACCGGGGCGGGGTGGTCGAGGTGCGCGACGGCGGGCCCGGCTTCACCGACGACGACCTGGCGGTGGCCTTCGACCGGGGCGCGCTGAACCGGCGGTACCGGGGGATCCGCAAGGTGGGCAGCGGGCTCGGGCTGGCGCTGGCGGCCCGGCTGGTCGGGCGGCTGGGCGGGCGGATCGAGGCCGGGCACGCCGCGGAGGGCGGGGCGCGGTTCACGGTGGAGCTGCCTTACCGAACCCGAACAATCGGCTGA
- a CDS encoding response regulator transcription factor: MSVTDAAKGLVLVVEDERPIADLVRLYLSREGFGVQVEHDGPAGLAAARRLRPVACILDIALPGLDGTEICRRMRADGDWTPVIFLTARDDEVDRILGLELGGDDYVTKPFSPRELVTRVKALLRRAAGPPETDRVRTLGPLTLDQGRRTARLDDAPLTLTATEFDLLAHLLGRPGRVFTREELLAAVWGYASHAGTRTVDVHVAQVRAKLGGAASLIRTVRGVGYTADA; the protein is encoded by the coding sequence GTGTCCGTGACTGACGCCGCCAAAGGGCTGGTCCTCGTGGTCGAGGACGAGCGCCCGATCGCCGACCTGGTCCGGCTCTACCTGAGCCGGGAGGGCTTCGGCGTGCAGGTCGAGCACGACGGCCCGGCCGGCCTGGCCGCGGCCCGCCGGCTGCGCCCGGTCGCCTGCATCCTGGACATCGCGCTGCCCGGCCTGGACGGCACCGAGATCTGCCGGCGGATGCGCGCCGACGGCGACTGGACCCCGGTCATCTTCCTGACCGCGCGGGACGACGAGGTGGACCGGATCCTCGGCCTCGAGCTGGGCGGCGACGACTACGTGACGAAACCGTTCAGCCCGCGCGAGCTGGTCACCCGGGTCAAGGCGCTGCTGCGCCGGGCGGCTGGTCCGCCGGAGACCGACCGGGTGCGCACACTCGGCCCCCTGACGCTCGACCAGGGCCGCCGGACCGCGCGGCTGGACGACGCGCCGCTCACCCTGACCGCGACCGAATTCGATCTGCTCGCCCACCTGCTCGGCCGGCCCGGCCGGGTGTTCACCCGGGAGGAGCTGCTGGCCGCGGTCTGGGGCTACGCGTCGCACGCCGGCACCCGCACCGTCGACGTGCACGTGGCGCAGGTGCGGGCCAAGCTGGGCGGGGCGGCGAGCCTGATCCGCACCGTGCGCGGCGTCGGGTACACCGCCGATGCGTGA
- a CDS encoding S8 family serine peptidase, giving the protein MPDSEGRRGSTARSHSTAASTTASTAIPESHEIPVGVQPTAQYLIAPRSRANAHQLGVQPLSAGMLNAAVQGLDVVRRIQRPHATLATLGVGQGDATDILVANMEPEHAQLIAATAPQLVVGHNSALTYGGGPALMQDASVFGMFPAAAVKPKEIRFKVLGENDRPLDGAVVTLTGDTVPSQGTTNSKGEVSLDLYTLHDRPARSLFVMRPGGYWDLYLTEPVVSDAAVNVVRLRGYAETISGFPRGFQHGWGQRLMGLDRLGPNLRGEGVKVAIIDSGADNTHPLLSHLKIGRDFTDGNTTAWSNDLVGHGSHCAGVIGARSEDQLRGFVPEAEIHVLKVFPGGRYDSLIDALDYCIDHHIDVVNMSLGGDTEINAVVEETLTAAVNAGVACIVAAGNSGDAVKYPARSPYSFAVSAVGSIGEVQPNSWDRSNLRPQFLAADGIFSPAFTCFGPEVAVCAPGVAIISTVPGGNFESQSGTSMAAPHVTGLAALLLAHHPVFRQTFAARGPARVAGLFSMIRSLCAPYGFGPTRVGAGMPTLAPVANMLIPAGQQDQPGSSGAAATPGTAGTSGVAGAPGIVGTPGLPGFAPGLTPVPASAVGGIMAPQAAGPMAAGFMPFAAVPGLVPVPVAPGAWPYPHQQPPVNWILAQAGIHY; this is encoded by the coding sequence ATGCCCGACTCCGAAGGCCGCCGCGGATCGACAGCCCGCAGCCACTCGACCGCCGCGTCCACCACCGCGTCCACCGCAATACCGGAATCTCACGAAATTCCCGTCGGCGTCCAACCGACCGCCCAATACCTGATCGCGCCCCGGTCCCGGGCCAACGCCCACCAGCTGGGGGTGCAGCCGCTGTCGGCCGGCATGCTGAACGCCGCGGTGCAGGGCCTCGACGTGGTCCGCCGGATCCAGCGCCCGCACGCCACCCTCGCCACCCTCGGCGTGGGGCAGGGCGACGCCACCGACATCCTGGTGGCCAACATGGAGCCGGAGCACGCGCAGCTGATCGCGGCCACCGCACCGCAGCTCGTGGTCGGGCACAACAGCGCGCTGACCTACGGCGGCGGCCCCGCCCTGATGCAGGACGCCTCGGTGTTCGGCATGTTCCCGGCGGCCGCCGTGAAACCCAAGGAGATCCGCTTCAAGGTGCTCGGCGAGAACGACCGGCCGCTCGACGGCGCCGTCGTCACCCTGACCGGCGACACCGTGCCCAGCCAGGGCACCACGAACTCCAAGGGCGAGGTCAGCCTGGACCTGTACACGCTGCACGACCGGCCGGCCCGGTCGCTGTTCGTGATGCGCCCGGGCGGTTACTGGGACCTCTACCTGACCGAGCCGGTCGTCTCCGACGCCGCGGTCAACGTGGTGCGGCTGCGCGGCTACGCCGAGACGATCAGCGGGTTCCCGCGCGGCTTCCAGCACGGCTGGGGGCAGCGGCTGATGGGCCTCGACCGGCTCGGGCCGAACCTGCGCGGCGAAGGCGTCAAGGTGGCCATCATCGACTCCGGCGCGGACAACACCCACCCGCTGCTCAGCCACCTGAAGATCGGTCGCGACTTCACCGACGGCAACACCACGGCCTGGAGCAACGACCTGGTCGGGCACGGCTCGCACTGCGCCGGGGTGATCGGCGCCCGGTCCGAGGACCAGCTGCGCGGCTTCGTCCCGGAGGCCGAGATCCACGTGCTGAAGGTGTTCCCGGGCGGCCGGTACGACAGCCTGATCGACGCGCTGGACTACTGCATCGACCACCACATCGACGTGGTCAACATGAGCCTCGGCGGCGACACCGAGATCAACGCGGTGGTCGAGGAGACGCTGACCGCCGCGGTCAACGCCGGGGTGGCCTGCATCGTCGCCGCCGGCAACTCCGGTGACGCGGTCAAATACCCGGCCCGCTCGCCGTACTCGTTCGCCGTCTCCGCGGTCGGCAGCATCGGCGAGGTGCAACCGAACAGCTGGGACCGGTCGAACCTGCGCCCGCAGTTCCTGGCCGCGGACGGGATCTTCTCGCCGGCGTTCACCTGCTTCGGCCCGGAGGTCGCGGTCTGCGCCCCCGGCGTGGCGATCATCTCCACCGTCCCGGGCGGCAACTTCGAGTCCCAGTCCGGCACGTCGATGGCAGCGCCGCACGTCACCGGCCTGGCCGCGCTGCTGCTCGCGCACCACCCGGTCTTCCGCCAGACCTTCGCGGCCCGCGGCCCGGCCCGCGTCGCCGGCCTGTTCAGCATGATCCGCTCGCTGTGCGCGCCGTACGGATTCGGCCCCACCCGGGTCGGCGCCGGCATGCCCACCCTGGCGCCGGTGGCGAACATGCTGATCCCCGCCGGCCAGCAGGACCAGCCGGGCTCGTCCGGCGCCGCGGCCACACCGGGCACGGCGGGCACTTCCGGCGTCGCCGGCGCACCCGGCATCGTCGGCACCCCCGGCCTGCCCGGCTTCGCTCCCGGCCTGACCCCGGTCCCGGCCTCCGCCGTGGGCGGCATCATGGCCCCGCAGGCGGCCGGCCCGATGGCCGCGGGCTTCATGCCGTTCGCGGCCGTCCCCGGCCTGGTCCCGGTCCCGGTCGCCCCCGGCGCCTGGCCGTATCCGCACCAGCAGCCCCCGGTCAACTGGATCCTGGCCCAGGCCGGAATCCACTACTGA
- a CDS encoding exonuclease domain-containing protein has product MYAVVDLQTTGTKTTWHDRIVEIAIVRLDRSGKVLDEWCTLVNPDRDLGPQELHGISGAEARRAPLFADLAGQVAARLAGQVLVAHNLLFDAGFLTAEFGKLGATVPVGDDRGLCTMRLAGHFLPTASRSLSACRAAAGLAPHREYSALHGARAAAELLTYYLERAGDPPPWAELVDQARRASWPDLPETGVAPVTRGRSPEREPHFLTRLVDRLPRQLNPAADAYSALLDGVLLDRHISASEADQLVDAAGRLGLSRADVEALHHRYLSGLAVVALADQVLTRAERLDLDGVAELLGLTSADVDRALTEAAERPAGKVTRWQLSPGDQVVFTGNLHPPREHLEVDALTHGLRTARKVTKQTRLLVAADPDSMSGTAKLARQYGIPIVTPAAYKAMLEALLNAVRH; this is encoded by the coding sequence ATGTACGCCGTCGTCGACCTGCAGACCACCGGCACCAAGACCACCTGGCACGACCGCATCGTGGAGATCGCGATCGTCCGGCTGGACCGGTCCGGCAAGGTGCTGGACGAGTGGTGCACCCTGGTCAACCCGGACCGCGACCTCGGTCCGCAGGAGCTGCACGGCATCAGCGGCGCCGAGGCCCGCCGCGCCCCGCTCTTCGCCGACCTGGCCGGCCAGGTCGCCGCCCGGCTGGCCGGCCAGGTCCTGGTCGCGCACAACCTCCTCTTCGACGCCGGCTTCCTCACCGCCGAGTTCGGCAAGCTGGGCGCGACCGTGCCGGTCGGCGACGACCGTGGCCTGTGCACGATGCGCCTGGCCGGCCACTTCCTGCCGACCGCCTCGCGCAGCCTCTCCGCCTGCCGCGCCGCCGCCGGCCTGGCCCCGCACCGGGAGTACTCCGCGCTGCACGGCGCCCGGGCCGCCGCCGAGCTGCTCACCTATTACCTGGAGCGGGCCGGTGACCCGCCGCCCTGGGCCGAGCTGGTCGACCAGGCCCGGCGGGCGAGCTGGCCGGACCTGCCGGAGACCGGCGTCGCCCCGGTCACCCGGGGCCGCTCCCCGGAACGGGAACCGCATTTCCTCACCCGTCTCGTCGATCGGCTGCCCCGCCAGCTGAACCCGGCGGCGGACGCCTATTCGGCCCTGCTCGACGGCGTGCTGCTGGACCGGCACATCTCCGCCAGCGAGGCGGACCAGCTGGTCGACGCCGCCGGGCGGCTCGGCCTGTCCCGGGCCGACGTCGAGGCGCTGCACCACCGGTACCTCTCCGGGCTGGCCGTGGTGGCGCTGGCCGACCAGGTGCTGACCCGCGCGGAACGCCTGGATCTGGACGGTGTCGCCGAGCTCCTCGGGCTGACCAGCGCCGACGTGGACCGCGCCCTCACCGAGGCGGCCGAGCGACCGGCCGGGAAGGTCACCCGGTGGCAGCTGAGCCCGGGCGACCAGGTGGTCTTCACCGGCAACCTGCACCCGCCCCGCGAGCACCTGGAGGTCGACGCCCTGACCCACGGCCTGCGGACCGCCCGCAAGGTCACCAAGCAGACCCGCCTGCTGGTCGCCGCCGACCCCGACTCGATGTCCGGCACCGCGAAACTGGCCCGCCAGTACGGCATCCCGATCGTCACCCCGGCCGCCTACAAGGCGATGCTGGAGGCCCTGCTCAACGCCGTCCGCCACTGA
- a CDS encoding glutathione S-transferase family protein — protein MASGEFTRDQRYIATRITADGRDGYPVEPGRYRLVVSRACPWANRAIIVRRLLGLEDVLSMGVAGPTHDERSWTFDLDPGGRDPVLGIERLQEAFFRRFPGYQRGITVPAIVDVPSGAVVTNDFAQITIDLSTEWTRHHRPGAPRLYPAELRAEIDEVNSVVYADVNNGVYRAGFATSQEAYEKAYHRLFERLDWLSARLAGQRYLVGETITEADVRLFTTLARFDAVYHGHFKCNRSKLSEMPVLWAYARDLFQTPGFGDTIDFVHIKRHYYEVHRMINPTGVVPAGPDPRGWLTPHGREALGGRPFGDGTPPPPPSPAETVLPGHGAAGS, from the coding sequence ATGGCTTCTGGGGAGTTCACGCGCGACCAGCGCTACATCGCGACCCGCATCACGGCGGACGGGCGGGACGGCTATCCGGTCGAGCCGGGGCGATATCGGCTGGTGGTGAGCCGGGCGTGCCCGTGGGCGAACCGGGCGATCATCGTGCGCCGGCTGCTCGGGCTGGAGGACGTGCTGTCGATGGGCGTCGCCGGGCCGACCCACGACGAGCGGAGCTGGACCTTCGATCTGGACCCGGGCGGGCGCGATCCGGTGCTCGGGATCGAGCGGCTGCAGGAGGCGTTCTTCCGGCGGTTCCCCGGCTACCAGCGGGGGATCACGGTGCCGGCGATCGTGGACGTGCCGTCCGGTGCCGTGGTCACCAACGACTTCGCGCAGATCACCATCGATCTGTCGACCGAGTGGACGAGACATCACCGGCCGGGGGCGCCGCGGCTCTACCCGGCGGAGCTGCGGGCCGAGATCGACGAGGTCAACTCGGTGGTCTACGCGGACGTGAACAACGGGGTCTACCGGGCCGGGTTCGCGACCTCGCAGGAAGCCTACGAGAAGGCCTACCACCGGCTGTTCGAGCGGCTGGACTGGCTGTCGGCGCGGCTGGCGGGGCAGCGCTATCTGGTCGGCGAGACGATCACCGAGGCGGACGTGCGGCTGTTCACCACGCTGGCCCGGTTCGACGCGGTCTATCACGGACACTTCAAGTGCAACCGGTCGAAGCTGAGCGAGATGCCGGTGTTGTGGGCCTACGCGCGGGACCTGTTCCAGACGCCGGGCTTCGGGGACACGATCGATTTCGTGCACATCAAGCGGCACTACTACGAGGTGCACCGGATGATCAACCCGACCGGGGTAGTGCCGGCCGGGCCGGATCCGCGGGGCTGGCTGACGCCGCACGGGCGGGAGGCGCTGGGCGGGCGGCCGTTCGGGGACGGCACTCCCCCGCCGCCGCCCAGCCCCGCGGAGACGGTGCTGCCCGGCCACGGAGCGGCCGGGAGCTGA
- a CDS encoding YbaB/EbfC family nucleoid-associated protein — protein sequence MWYGEADLGEQLRTMTVTGTSPDGAVRATVTGENRLDLSFQPRRFEWYDEHGLAQQLSALGTTTWVAWTRQRQEILRMSLGQSREEAEQGRDEFRDFRDQEFDQRVRSLLCAGASTDGKVHIVLDGVTRWRVEIAEGSLRRHTAGSFTAETVSAFDALIRDRAMKMSLLKADHFDIGVPRRWLERARAR from the coding sequence ATGTGGTACGGCGAGGCGGATCTGGGCGAGCAGCTGCGCACCATGACGGTGACCGGCACGTCACCCGATGGCGCCGTCCGCGCCACCGTCACCGGGGAGAACCGGCTGGACCTGAGCTTCCAGCCGCGCCGCTTCGAGTGGTACGACGAGCACGGCCTGGCCCAGCAGCTGTCCGCGCTGGGCACCACCACCTGGGTGGCCTGGACCCGGCAGCGCCAGGAGATCCTCCGGATGTCGCTGGGCCAGAGCCGCGAGGAGGCGGAGCAGGGCCGCGACGAGTTCCGTGACTTCCGCGACCAGGAGTTCGATCAGCGCGTCCGGTCCCTGCTCTGCGCGGGCGCCTCGACCGACGGCAAGGTCCACATCGTCCTCGACGGCGTCACCCGGTGGCGGGTGGAGATCGCCGAGGGCTCGCTCCGCCGGCACACCGCCGGGTCGTTCACCGCCGAGACGGTGTCCGCCTTCGACGCCCTGATCCGCGACCGGGCGATGAAGATGTCCCTGCTCAAAGCCGACCACTTCGACATCGGCGTCCCGCGCCGCTGGCTGGAGCGCGCTCGGGCCCGCTGA